The Anolis sagrei isolate rAnoSag1 chromosome 6, rAnoSag1.mat, whole genome shotgun sequence genome includes the window tgagagccgttcagcagtggaactctctgccccggagtgtggtggtggctccttctttggaagcttttaaacagagtctgtatggccatctgtcaggggtgatttgaatgcaatattcctgcttcttggcagaatggggttggactggatggcccatgaggtctcttccgagtctttgattctatgattctatatcctttctccctccttggagaagcacctcttaggccagaccctgctttcctgcagcctgccaacatatagttccaaaacttccataacgccaaaacttcaaaacgccgaaatgccaaaacttctttccctaagaacaatacCAAGGACCAGGTCTCTGTTTTCCCTACAGCAGAACCTGATTCCCTGcgcaaaatccaagactccaaaagcgcacttcttcctcttcccttgagaaggaagccccaaagtgaccagaatcgTGCTTTCCCAGACCATTTCTGACACTCTCCTTAGttactctctctctccttcccatggagcagagcatagcgggtgaacagcgtctctgtctgtcacactttgagcattattagactgagtctttcataggaatattctgttgatgtcatcccaaaatgaatgatagatgtcttccatcctggatccatctcggtttcctggccagattcttgattggtgttgatcttatgttgacttccttcttaacataaggaatgttgcaaacatttctgttatcactgtcccaattcttatcagagtttcctCTTCAGATCTCGTTATCAGGTCTCAATCGCAAAGCAGCAAGCAGGTCGTTAGTCAtggcaggccttaatattataatggtgtttccaaaattattagctccattcatacatccttccattcttccattcattcccacacataatattaaattcatatttgtcaaatctgcacattgaatttcttgtgacagggCCTGCCCAGAAGATCTCAATATCTGAGGGGATCACAGGGGGAGATCTGTTCGAACAAGTAAGCTGAGCCAGACTGGCAAACATGGCTTTTTTTTAcaactgaagacatggctttttaaacaagcttttgacCATGCTAGGAATTCAAGAACTTATTTTGCAGCTGTTGTTGCGTATTATTGatattaattgggggggggggggtgtcatgtttATGTTGGGTCTTGTTCTCTTTGCACTTTTTGTATATTGCATGTTTGCACCTTTAAATGTTTTGTGGGCCGCCTCAAGTCCCTCTGGgaaatggtggtggagtataaatactattattattattattattattattaatcttggaTATTAGGAGGATGAAGGATACATGGAGAGGGTGGCCATCTTGAATATTGAAAGAATATAAGTTGGCCATCTTTGGTATTGGGAAAGGGCAGCCAACTTGGATATTGGGAGAGGAAATGTGGAGAGGGTGGCTATTTGAGTATTGAGAGAGGAAGGGATAGATTAATAAGTCTACTTTTCCTCTCATTTGTCTGGCAGGTAACCTCGGAACGAAGCTTATGAAGAAGACCCAGTGAGAGCTTTGCCCTAGGGATATCTTAGAATTGAAATGAAGGGTCTCTGCTCTGGCAAGAAATAGGAATAAGTAGGAGAAAGACATTTCAATACTTCCAATACTTGGAGGAAAAGGAAAATTGTGCTGTTAAAAATGGGTTTGGGAAAGAGAGCAGAAGGCTAGGGCAGTACGAAGACCGAGAAGAGGAAATCCTGTGCTGTCCAGGAGTTCATACCTGTGAACTTCTGGCATAATATTtgaatgataaataaaaaataatggaaaatctTCATCCCTGCTCCACATCACATATATGGGAGAAGCTACACAACTGTATGGACTGTGGGAAATGTTTCATGTGGAGAAGTTCTCTTACTAAGCATCAACaaattcacacaggagagaagccacatcaatgcatggaatgtggaaagagtttcggtCAGAGTGGACAGCTACGTTCTCATCAaaagacccacacaggggagaagccgtatcaatgcatggaatgtggaaaaagcttcagatgGAGTGGATACCTGAAttcccatcaaagaacccacacaggggagaagccatatgagtgcatggaatgtggaaagagcttcagttggagtggacatctgcgttcccatcaaaggacccacacaggggagaagccatttcaatgcatggagtgtggaaagagcttcagttggAGTGGACagctgcgttcccatcaaaggacccatacaggggagaagccacatcagtgcatggaatgtggaaagagcttcagtcagagtacaaatctgcgttcccatcaaaggacccacaccggggagaagccatatcaatgcatggaatgtggaaagagcttcagtcagagtggaaagctgcattcccatcaaaggacccacacaggagagaagccatatcaatgcatggaatgtggaaagagtttcagtttGAGTGGACATCTCAGTTCCCACCACAGGACCCACACAGAAGAGAAGCCACATCAATGCATAGAATGCGGAAAGTGCTTCAGCCGTAGTGGAaatctgcgttcccatcaaaggacgcacacaggggaaaagccgtatcaatgcatggaatgtgggaaaagcttcagtCACAGTGGACAGTTACGTTCCCATcagaggacccacacaggggagaaaccatatcagtgtatggaatgtggaaagagcttcattcagAGTGGAGAGCTCCGTTCccaccaaaggacccacacagaggagaagccatataaatgcatggaatgtggaaagagcttcagtcggagtacacatctgcgttcccatcaaaaaacccacacaggggagaaaccctatcaatgcatggagtgtggaaaaagcttcagtcGGAGTGAAGAGCTTCGTTCCCATcgaaggacccacacaggggagaaaccatatcaatgcatggaatgtggaaaggacTTCAGTTGGAGTGGACAGCtccgttcccatcaaaggattcacacaggagagaagccgtatcaatgcatagaatgtggaaagagcttcagtctgaGTGGACacctgcgttcccatcaaaggactcacacaggagagaagccgtatcaatgcatagaatgtggaaagagcttcagttggAGTGGACACCTGCGTTCCCATCAAaagacccacacaggagagaagccacatcagtgcatggaatgtggaaagagcttcagtcggagtgaaaatctgcgttcccatcaaaggacccacacaggggagaaaccctatcaatgcatggaatgtggaaagagcttcagttggAGTGGACagctgcgttcccatcaaaggacccacactggggagacgccacatcaatgcatggaatgtggaaagagcttcagtcggaatGACTGTCTGCATTCCCATGAAGGGACCCACACACGGCTGGAGGAAGAGGCCTCCCTTTGAGATGACTTGTTCTGCTATTTAGAAAATCCCCCAGACAAGAGTCCCATCCCTCCACAGGCAGGCAAAGAGTGGGAGAATGGAAGTAACGAGGAGGGTTGCCACGCTTTCTCTATCATGGACAGCGGTCTGTGTGGCCTGGCTTCATTGCTGTCGCAGGCAGGTCCCACGCAGAAGAGGACTCCTCTTAGTATCGCAGCTATGTTGAAGGGGTTCACCTGATCTTATCCTCAACGAAAGCACCACAGACTACTGGGGTGATCTGTGAAAGCTTTTTGAAATGAGAGCAGCTGAGATCTTATAATGAAAGAGTTCTGGAAAAGACTAGGTCGTTGGGAGCAGATAACGGCATGCCTTCGTACTGTTGTCCTGGATCTTGGCTCTGTATGTTCTCTTCATCATGGGAAGTCTGTGTATCAAGGGGGTCCATTATTCATGGGGGTTGCAGTCAGCTGTGGGAGGTGAATggtgtgaaggtactgcatgtCCCATTTCCCGTggcccatcctcccccaaaccacaccaggatgtatagtggATCACGGGGAGTCTGTGTATCAAATTTGATGCAGGTCCTTCATTCATGAGGGTTGGAGTGGTCTCTagaactgagtgaaggtactgcaaatcccataatccatggcaAGTATGGTTCAGATCCGTTGATGGTtgtgttcacaatgctctctggatgtaggtgaactcctcTAAATCCTCTTGTTcacttgctgatcaattcctgtccGCTGCGTGTCATAGGAATGGGTAGGAAAGGGTGAAGTGAGAGGCTGTAGATAGGCTCGTgtaaatttggagagagaaaggaaccctgggatgtctggTCTGGaggaaaaaacagaacatctaggatgaaatagtcgccaaatgaaagcattccttgggtgtttggtgtttgg containing:
- the LOC132777450 gene encoding zinc finger protein 420-like, producing MENLHPCSTSHIWEKLHNCMDCGKCFMWRSSLTKHQQIHTGEKPHQCMECGKSFGQSGQLRSHQKTHTGEKPYQCMECGKSFRWSGYLNSHQRTHTGEKPYECMECGKSFSWSGHLRSHQRTHTGEKPFQCMECGKSFSWSGQLRSHQRTHTGEKPHQCMECGKSFSQSTNLRSHQRTHTGEKPYQCMECGKSFSQSGKLHSHQRTHTGEKPYQCMECGKSFSLSGHLSSHHRTHTEEKPHQCIECGKCFSRSGNLRSHQRTHTGEKPYQCMECGKSFSHSGQLRSHQRTHTGEKPYQCMECGKSFIQSGELRSHQRTHTEEKPYKCMECGKSFSRSTHLRSHQKTHTGEKPYQCMECGKSFSRSEELRSHRRTHTGEKPYQCMECGKDFSWSGQLRSHQRIHTGEKPYQCIECGKSFSLSGHLRSHQRTHTGEKPYQCIECGKSFSWSGHLRSHQKTHTGEKPHQCMECGKSFSRSENLRSHQRTHTGEKPYQCMECGKSFSWSGQLRSHQRTHTGETPHQCMECGKSFSRNDCLHSHEGTHTRLEEEASL